The Medicago truncatula cultivar Jemalong A17 chromosome 4, MtrunA17r5.0-ANR, whole genome shotgun sequence genome includes a region encoding these proteins:
- the LOC11425754 gene encoding isoflavone 2'-hydroxylase has protein sequence MSPLLYYSLLSLSFIFTLKLLLQRRKFKNLPPSPSITLPLIGHLHYINLPLHRSLHNLSQKYGNIFSLWFGSRRVVVISSQALLQQCLAKHDVVLSNRPHFLTGKYLFYNYTSLDSAPYGDHWRNLRKIITLDILSTQRLNSFRETRRKGTLKLITNLVRDSCDGFTRVELRTRLTDMMFDNMTAMVVGDAAEFKKFKEMVSEMMPLFGANNKGDFVPLLRLFDFDGMVKKMKDIGKRGDLFLQGIVEEIKSGKHNENTMIQHLLTLQKSQPEYYSDEIIKGLIQGTFLGGTDTIVTTLEWAMSALLNNPEILKKAKDELYTKIGNDRLVDESDISNLPYIQNIIYETLRLYSPAPLLLPRFSSDECNIEGYTIPRDTIVLINAWAIQRDDETWNNAACFNPERFEKEGEVNKLIAFGFGRRACPGIGLAYRTMWLSLALLIQCFEWKRLNDEEIDMAENSTGVVMEKLIPLEAMCKARPIVKKVVQELII, from the exons ATGTCTCCTTTGTTATATTATTCCCTCCTTTCCCTTAGTTTCATTTTTACCTTGAAACTTTTACTACAAAGAAGAAAGTTTAAAAACCTTCCACCAAGTCCATCAATAACTCTTCCCTTAATAGGACACCTCCACTACATCAACCTCCCACTCCACCGTTCCCTTCACAACCTTTCACAAAAATACGGCAACATCTTCTCTTTATGGTTCGGGTCACGTCGTGTTGTTGTTATCTCCTCCCAAGCCCTACTTCAACAATGCTTAGCCAAACACGACGTTGTTTTATCAAACCGACCTCATTTCCTCACCGGAAAATATCTTTTCTACAATTACACTAGCTTAGACTCCGCCCCTTACGGAGACCATTGGCGTAACCTTCGTAAAATCATCACCCTCGACATCCTCTCAACGCAACGTCTCAACTCCTTCAGAGAAACACGAAGGAAAGGGACGTTGAAGCTTATAACAAATCTAGTCCGCGACTCGTGTGATGGGTTTACACGAGTTGAGCTAAGGACGAGGCTAACCGATATGATGTTTGATAATATGACGGCAATGGTTGTTGGTGATGCCGCGgaatttaaaaagtttaaagagATGGTATCGGAGATGATGCCGTTGTTCGGGGCGAATAATAAGGGAGATTTTGTTCCTTTACTTaggttgtttgattttgatggtatGGTTAAGAAGATGAAGGATATTGGGAAGAGAGGTGATTTGTTTTTGCAAGGAATTGTTGAAGAGATTAAAAGTGGGAAGCACAATGAAAATACAATGATACAACATCTATTGACTTTGCAGAAATCTCAACCTGAGTATTACTCTGATGAGATTATCAAAGGGCTTATTCAG GGAACATTCCTTGGTGGAACAGACACAATAGTTACGACTCTAGAGTGGGCAATGTCTGCTTTATTAAATAACCCAGAGATATTAAAAAAAGCAAAGGATGAATTATACACCAAAATAGGCAATGATCGTTTGGTAGATGAGTCAGACATTTCAAATCTTCCATACATTCAAAACATTATCTACGAGACACTAAGATTATACTCTCCTGCTCCATTACTATTACCTCGTTTTTCTTCGGATGAATGTAATATCGAAGGTTATACTATTCCACGTGACACTATAGTTTTGATTAATGCATGGGCCATTCAAAGAGACGATGAAACTTGGAATAATGCTGCATGTTTTAATCCAGAGAGATTTGAAAAAGAAGGTGAGGTAAATAAGTTAATTGCATttggttttggaagaagggcTTGTCCTGGAATAGGTTTGGCATATCGTACAATGTGGTTGAGTTTGGCATTGTTGATTCAGTGTTTTGAATGGAAACGATTAAATGATGAAGAAATAGATATGGCAGAAAATAGTACAGGGGTTGTCATGGAAAAGCTTATTCCATTAGAAGCAATGTGTAAAGCACGACCAATCGTCAAGAAAGTTGTCCAAGAATTGATTATCTAG